CCCTGCAAGATATGCGGACGGAAATGCTCTTGACGATGGCCAAGTGCGGGGTGCCCATTGAAAAACACCACCACGAAGTTGCCACTGGCGGCCAATGTGAACTGGGCATCAAGTTTCAACCGATCATCGAGTCGGGAGACAGCTTGATGATCTATAAGTATTGCGTCAAGAACGTTGCCAAGAAATATGGCAAATCAGCCACCTTCATGCCCAAGCCCTTGTTCAACGACAACGGGTCTGGAATGCATACCCACCAGTCTATTTGGAAATCAGGACAGCCTCTATTCTGGGGAGATAGCTATGCCAACCTGAGCCAGATGGCGTTGCATTACATCGGTGGCATCCTCAAACATGCACCAGCATTATTAGCACTGACAAATCCCACAACCAACTCCTATAAGCGATTGGTTCCTGGATTTGAAGCTCCCGTCAACTTGGCCTACTCTCAAGGTAATCGCTCTGCATCCATCCGAATTCCGCTTTCGGGTCCCAATCCCAAAGCAAAGCGTCTAGAATTCCGTTGTCCAGATGCCACTTGTAACCCATACCTAGCCTTTGCTGCTATGCTTTGTGCGGGTATTGATGGGATTAAAAACCAAATTGATCCAGGCAGCTCCTTAGATGTAGACATTTATGATCTCAGTCCTGAAGAGCTAGCCAAGATTCCTTCTACACCGGGTTCCCTTTTAGAAGCCTTAGAAGCATTGCAAAATGATCATAGCTTCCTGGTCGATTCCGGTGTATTTACCAAAGACTTCATTGAGAACTGGATTGAGTACAAACTCGATAATGAGGTCAACCCCATGCGGTTACGTCCTCATCCCTATGAGTTGTCCTTGTACTACGATGTCTAGACAATAGTTCTAGGCTGAAGTCAGAACAGTTTACAAAAAAAGCTGCCTACAAAGGCAGCTTTTTTTGTAAGAAGCGATCCAAAAATATAGAGTCCTTTACATTGGGCTTAATATAAATTTTCTTATTGTAAATAAGGATAGTGATTGGTCCCCATCAACAAGCTAGATAGCAGGTGCTGGCATACTTCTCATGTTTTTTTGGATCAAAACCTAATTTGAAGACGACAACTAAATTTCAGGTTATCTTTTTTCAGTATGGTGACTCAAGATCAGAATAGATGTATTGAGGTACCGCAAAAAGCTTGATAGACAATAAAACATGCTATCTTGTCCAAAAT
The Acaryochloris marina S15 genome window above contains:
- the glnA gene encoding type I glutamate--ammonia ligase, whose translation is MAQSPQDILNWIKNDNIQVVDLKFIDMPGIWQHLTLYQDQIDESSFTDGVAFDGSSIRGWKAINESDMAMVPDPNTAWIDPFMEEPTLSMICSIQEPRTKEPYDRCPRSIAQKALDYLASTGIGDTAFFGPEAEFFIFEDVRFDQTENSAYYYVDTKEGRWNSGAIEEGGNLGYKPRYKEGYFPVAPTDTLQDMRTEMLLTMAKCGVPIEKHHHEVATGGQCELGIKFQPIIESGDSLMIYKYCVKNVAKKYGKSATFMPKPLFNDNGSGMHTHQSIWKSGQPLFWGDSYANLSQMALHYIGGILKHAPALLALTNPTTNSYKRLVPGFEAPVNLAYSQGNRSASIRIPLSGPNPKAKRLEFRCPDATCNPYLAFAAMLCAGIDGIKNQIDPGSSLDVDIYDLSPEELAKIPSTPGSLLEALEALQNDHSFLVDSGVFTKDFIENWIEYKLDNEVNPMRLRPHPYELSLYYDV